In Bacillus weihaiensis, the genomic stretch AGCTATCATCATATACTCCATAACGTGATGTATATTCATGAAGATCATATGATATCGTTTTATACCAATTAATGAACAAAGCTCCAATATCATTCGTTGAATGGGACATAGAGGTAGACGTATCCTCTGTTGGTCCATCTAAATACGTATAATAATTGACAATGTTACTTTTGCCAATTTGAGAAATAACATTATATACATCCCCATATTCATTATATAATGTGTTCTCAGAGCCAACAAAATGACCTCGGATACTAGCGATATTTTTAATTGTATCTGGTTTAGTAAGGATTTTCTCCTCATCTGTCATTCCTAAGATATAGGCCATGTACCCACCAATTCCAACACCAAGAACTGCTCTCTTCTCAACAGTAGGAATTGTCTTGAAATTACGATCCACATCAGCAATGACTTTATCCATCGTTACCCTAAAATCTTCAGTACGATCAAAACTAGGCATGACAACAATCATATTTCCTGCTTTATCAGTTGTCATCTCACTTTGGATCATGGATACCATTTTATCATTGTATTGCGCTTCACCATCTTCTGGCATCAAATAAAGCACTGGATATAATTGTCCATTCTCATTATCATACCCTTCAGGTACAATCACCTTATAGGACAAAACACCATCCATCTGTATGACGTTTGCTTCACTTTTTGCAAAAGCTGTACCATCAAAGCTAGCAATGACCAACAGTATTGTCGTGATTAAAGCAAAAATACGTTTTCCCTTCTTCATCTAACTCCCCCTTAATTGTAAGCGCTATCTTTAAACGCATAATATATGATAGCAACTATAAAAATCTAAGGGATATAAAAATCTTTAGACAACCTATAAAAATATACAGAATATCCACAAAATTCTTTCGGAACTAAATGGTACTTTCTTTAGGTTTTTGTATTATTTTTCTTTTTAAAGGTTATGCCATCCATATATTTATAGATTATCCAAATATTGATTTCGCTATATTGTATGTTGGAGAAATTGAAAAAGGTCAAGCTCGGATATGAACATTGACCTTTTTTGCATGAAATAGAAGTGATAACCGGACAAAAACAAAGAGCCAGGCACTTCGGTCCCGGCCTCTCTCGGTCTAGTTAATACTCTTAATAAACTCCACGAATATTCGGATGAATTTCTGTTTGATAAAAATCGCTTACTTTCTTTAGATCGCCTTCACTAAAGGATGGTACCTCTATAGCTTGTAAGTTATCCTCTACTTGTTTTACTGTTTTAAATCCTGGAATAACTGTTGTTATTTCCTCATGATCGAGAATCCAACGTAGAGCAGCTCTTGCCATATTACCGCGACCCTCTGATATCCAATGTAACTGTTGACTTAACTCAACACCTTTAGCAAATTCAACACCTGCAAATGTTTCTCCCACATTAAATGCTTCACCATCTTTATTGAAATGACGGTGATCATCCGCTTCAAATGTCGCTTGCTTCGAGAACTTCCCTGTTAATAATCCACTTGCCAACGGAACACGTGCCAATAAACCTACACCCTTCTCCTTTGCTTGTGGAAGTAGCTCTGGTATTGCCTTTTGACGGAAAATATTAAAAATGACCTGTAGCGCTTTCACATTTGATTGGTCTAAACAAAATAAACCCTCTTCTACCGTTTCCACACTTACTCCGTAATGGCGAATTTTCCCTTGCTGCTGCAGCTTATCTAGCACTTCAAACACCTGTCCATTTTTTAACACATCAAATGGTGCACAGTGAATTTGATAAAGATCAATCGTATCGCGCTGAAGACGTTTTAAACTTGCTTCACAGTATTCAGTCACTGTTTTTTCCGAATAGGTTGCTGGGTCAAAAATATCCCCTTTACGGCAAAACTTTGTTGCAATGTGAATCTTATCTTCTTTTCCTTTTGTAGCTTTCGCTAGTAATTCCTCGCTATGGCCATCACCATAGACATCTGCTGTATCAAAGAAATTAACCCCAGCATCCATCGCACGCTCTAAGCCTCTTAATGCTTCCTGGTCATCAGATTTCCCCCAGGAGCCTCCAATAGCCCACGTCCCAAAGCTTAACTCACTTATGGTAAGATCTGTATTGCCAAGTTGACGATAGTTCATTTCTCTCCACCATCCTTATGTAAGTACTTCTAGTTTAAGTAGTAAACACTCATAATTATAGTAGAAATTAAGCGCTAACAAAAGAAAAAGCCCTTAATAAAAATAGGAAAGGACAGCTCTCCTAAGAAAACTGCCCTTTCCTTATTCAAGATAATAAAGCATCTAAAGCAATAATCGCTTCCTGCTCAATTGCTTTTGCTACTAAATCTGTATGTGGATGATAGTCATTTCTTAAATCTGCATCTGCAAATCCATCAATTGCTAAAATAGCTCCTGTCTTCACACCTCGTATCGCGCCAATTGTGAATAAAGCTGCGTTCTCCATCTCTACGGCTAGCACACCTGCATTTTTATAGATCGCATGAGGAAATTCAATCACACCTGAGTAAAACACATCCAGTGTTAGTGTAAGTCCCTCATGAACTTCTTGTTTATGATGTTCAGAAGCTTTTACCAATTGATTTACCAATTGATCTACCACATGACGATTTGCGATTGCAGGAAAGCCTTCTGGAACTAATTGACGGGTTAATCCATCTGTACGAACAGCTGCAGTACTTATC encodes the following:
- a CDS encoding aldo/keto reductase, with the translated sequence MNYRQLGNTDLTISELSFGTWAIGGSWGKSDDQEALRGLERAMDAGVNFFDTADVYGDGHSEELLAKATKGKEDKIHIATKFCRKGDIFDPATYSEKTVTEYCEASLKRLQRDTIDLYQIHCAPFDVLKNGQVFEVLDKLQQQGKIRHYGVSVETVEEGLFCLDQSNVKALQVIFNIFRQKAIPELLPQAKEKGVGLLARVPLASGLLTGKFSKQATFEADDHRHFNKDGEAFNVGETFAGVEFAKGVELSQQLHWISEGRGNMARAALRWILDHEEITTVIPGFKTVKQVEDNLQAIEVPSFSEGDLKKVSDFYQTEIHPNIRGVY
- a CDS encoding nucleoside phosphorylase: MLTNLKINPEELAKRIIVCGDPKRAKQIASLLEEAQPLAENREYHSYKGSWKGVEVTVVSHGVGSPGAAVCFEELAKGGAEVMIRVGTAGSYQKDIQPGSLVISTAAVRTDGLTRQLVPEGFPAIANRHVVDQLVNQLVKASEHHKQEVHEGLTLTLDVFYSGVIEFPHAIYKNAGVLAVEMENAALFTIGAIRGVKTGAILAIDGFADADLRNDYHPHTDLVAKAIEQEAIIALDALLS